Genomic DNA from Chrysiogenia bacterium:
GCGGAAGCGGTACATGTCCTGGGGACGGCCCGTCTCATGGGCCAGTCCGAAGTCGTCGGTCTGCCCGTTGATGGTCGCACCATCGCCCTTGCCCGGCCCGATCTGGGGAACGCCGATGTTGTGGTGGAGCTGGTCGGTGAAGAGCACGCCCCGGTGGCAGACCGAGCAGCGCGCGCGCCCGAAGAACAGCAGTGCGCCGCGCTTGGCCTCGTCGGTGAGCGCTTCGTCATCGCCGGCAACGAAATCATCCCAGGGAGTATCGAAGAAACTCCAGGCATCCGCCTCGAAGGCGGCGATCGAATTGACCACATGGGTGATGTTGATGTCGCCCGCGTCCGAGACCTCTGCCGGGTAGGCAGCTATGAACAGATCCACGTAATCGGGGATCGCACCGATGCGCGCGACCAGCCCGTTCCAGACGCAGCCGAAGTTGTTGTCGGGACACTCGGCCAGGTCGTTGGCATCACTGCCGTTGTCGGCAAAGCCGAGCATTTCATCGCGCGAGGCAACCGGGAAGAGCGCCTGGGCCGCAAGGACGCTGTCGAGCCCCGGCGGCGTGGCCATTGCCGCGGGCGTGCGGATGTTGCCGCTTACCGGATCAATAGAGACGCGGCTGTCCCAGAACATACTCGACCACTCAATCGACCCGCGGTTGAAAACCTCGGGCGCGTTGCGAGGGATGAGATGGCCATCGACAAGGGCGCGCCCATCGCCCAATCCTTCGCCGCCGGTGCCGATGGGCACAGAGAGCCCGTCGCCGAGCGCGTGGCTGGGGTGGTGACAGGTGGCACACGAGATATCCCCATTGCCGCTGAGCATCTTGTCGAACATCAGTGCCTGGCCCAGCTCGACCTTGGCTGCGCTCTGGGCCGGACCGGCATCGATCGGCGTGATGTTCTCACGGGCAATCACGGCCCGAAGCTGCTGATCGAGCGTCGCGGCTGCTTCATTCTTGCAGGCGCTCATCGCCAGGGTCAGTGCCAGCAGGCCCAGGGCCAGATAGTTCGACTTCTTCATTGCTGCGCATCCTCGTTTCAGTAATCCAGATATAGAACCCGACGCGTGCTGCCGCGCGGAGTTACATCACATTTCGCGTTTTTTGCCGGTTTTTTTCGTCCAGTGCGCTGTCTCACATTGAGAGTGTGCGCCTGCCCACAATTTCGGTCCTAATTTTGACAAGGCAGGTCCCCTGTAAGAAAATTCCCACTCAATTGGAGCGAGCCGACTGGAACCTGATGAGGCAAGTACGGAGGGTTTCGGTCGGGCAAGAGAGGGAATGTGTGTGCTGACTCTCACGCACCTTCCGGAGGGAGTAGGAGTATGAAGTTTCTGGCGGTCCATCCAAGTCCGCTCATGTACACCAAGATCTTTCTGCGCCTCGAGCCCCTGGGGCTCGAACTCGTCGCAGAGGCCGCGCGCAAGGCCGGGCACGAAGTCCGGCTCATCGACCTGCAAGCCGAGACGCTCAAGGATTTCGAGCGGCTGATCCGCGACTGGCAGCCCGATGCCGTCGCCTTTGGCTGCAATTACCTGGCAAATATCCCCGAGGTGGTGGACCTTGCCAAGCTGACGAAGAAGGAACTTCCCGGCAGCTTCGTCATCGTCGGAGGCCACAGCGCCTCGTTCACGGCAGACGAATTTCTCGAGCACGGCGCGGGGGCCATCGATTGCGTCCTCAAGGGAGAGGGCGAGGCGGGTATCGTGACGCTGCTCGACGCCGTGGCGCAGGGCAAGGACGAAGTCCATCATGTGCCGGGCGTCGTCTCTCCGCGCGGCCACGGCCCGGCGCCAGGCTTCATCGAGTCGCTCGACCACCTCATGCCGGCGCGCGATCTCATTCGCCACCGCAAGAAGTATTTCATCGGCGTGCTCGATCCGGCCGCCTCCATCGAGTTCACCCGCGGCTGCCCGTGGGATTGCTCGTTCTGCAGCGCGTGGACCTTCTACGGGCGCAGCTACCGTGCCGTGAGCCCGGAGCGCGCGGTGGAAGACCTCTCACGGGTGAAGGAGCCCGGCGTTTTCATCGTCGACGACGTTGCCTTCATCCAGTCCAAACACGGCTTTGAAATCGGAGAGGCCATCGCCCGCAAGGGAATCAAGAAGAAGTATTACCTGGAGACCCGCGGCGACGTGCTGCTGCGCAACAAGGAAGTGTTTCAATACTGGAAGACGCTGGGCCTGGAGTACATGTTCCTGGGCCTCGAGGCCATCGACGAGGAAGGCCTCCAGCGCTTCCGCAAGCGCGTCACGCTGGACAAGAACTTCGAGGCGCTCGAGTTCGCGCGCTCGCTCGGCATCACGGTCGCGATCAACATCATCGCCGATCCCGATTGGGACGAGCGCCGATTCGAGGTGATCCGCCAGTGGTGCATGGAGATCCCCGAGATCGTGAATATCTCCGTGAACACCCCCTACCCCGGCACGGAGACCTGGCACACCGAATTCCGGCGCGTGACCAGCCGCGACTACCGGCTCTACGACATCCAGCACTGCGTGCTGCCGACCAAGCTGCCGCTGGCCAAGTTCTACGAGGAACTGGTGCGCACCCAGGAAGTGCTCAACAAGAAGCACCTGGGATGGGCCGCCCTCAAGAGCACCGCGGCCATCGCCGCCGGCCACCTGCTGCGCGGGCAGACGAACTTTGTGAAGATGCTCTGGAAGTTCAACAGCGTCTATGACCCCCGGCTCCAGATCGCCGACCACGAGCGCGAGGTGAAATACGAAATGAGCCTTCCACCCGCGCCCAGGGAGAAGGTCGATCCCAGGAGCCTCTATATCCACGACGCGGGCGGTCGCAAGGCCCGCGCGCTCGATGACGACACCGAAAAATTCGTCGACGAGACCCGCATGGGAACAAGCGTCTGAACAACCGGTATGCAAAACAGAAAGGGCCGCCCAACGGGCGGCCCTTTTTATGCTTGCTGATCGGCTTTGCCTAGAAATCGTAGACGAACTTCACCGTCGTCTTGGTGTCGAGTTTCTTTGTCGTCGCCCCGGCGGGGATTTCGCTCACGTGGCGGAGTTCGAAGGCCGCCTTGAGCGCGAGGCTCGTATTGATCTTGGCCTTGATGCTCGTCGTGGAGGTGGTCACGATGCCGCCGCCTTTTTTCGGGCCGAACGTGCTCTCGGCCTTCTCCTTGAGGGTGGCGTGCTCGCTGATGTCCCACTCGGCATTGAGCGCCGCGCGACCGGTGATCTCGTGCTCGAAGGGACGCTCGCAGATGATGAA
This window encodes:
- a CDS encoding cytochrome-c peroxidase; amino-acid sequence: MKKSNYLALGLLALTLAMSACKNEAAATLDQQLRAVIARENITPIDAGPAQSAAKVELGQALMFDKMLSGNGDISCATCHHPSHALGDGLSVPIGTGGEGLGDGRALVDGHLIPRNAPEVFNRGSIEWSSMFWDSRVSIDPVSGNIRTPAAMATPPGLDSVLAAQALFPVASRDEMLGFADNGSDANDLAECPDNNFGCVWNGLVARIGAIPDYVDLFIAAYPAEVSDAGDINITHVVNSIAAFEADAWSFFDTPWDDFVAGDDEALTDEAKRGALLFFGRARCSVCHRGVLFTDQLHHNIGVPQIGPGKGDGATINGQTDDFGLAHETGRPQDMYRFRTPPLRNVAATAPYEHDGAYSSLRDAVRHYDTPQAALDRYSIAQSGDSNIAALGARDDNDVNWRQGVLANLDPIFDQPVRLNNRDLDELVAFLASLTSPTLFNLDDTIPASVPSGCPVDEDSGPCDGSVLD
- the hpnR gene encoding hopanoid C-3 methylase HpnR; translated protein: MKFLAVHPSPLMYTKIFLRLEPLGLELVAEAARKAGHEVRLIDLQAETLKDFERLIRDWQPDAVAFGCNYLANIPEVVDLAKLTKKELPGSFVIVGGHSASFTADEFLEHGAGAIDCVLKGEGEAGIVTLLDAVAQGKDEVHHVPGVVSPRGHGPAPGFIESLDHLMPARDLIRHRKKYFIGVLDPAASIEFTRGCPWDCSFCSAWTFYGRSYRAVSPERAVEDLSRVKEPGVFIVDDVAFIQSKHGFEIGEAIARKGIKKKYYLETRGDVLLRNKEVFQYWKTLGLEYMFLGLEAIDEEGLQRFRKRVTLDKNFEALEFARSLGITVAINIIADPDWDERRFEVIRQWCMEIPEIVNISVNTPYPGTETWHTEFRRVTSRDYRLYDIQHCVLPTKLPLAKFYEELVRTQEVLNKKHLGWAALKSTAAIAAGHLLRGQTNFVKMLWKFNSVYDPRLQIADHEREVKYEMSLPPAPREKVDPRSLYIHDAGGRKARALDDDTEKFVDETRMGTSV
- a CDS encoding DUF481 domain-containing protein, which gives rise to YLYVLANYENDGFASYEQRLSESIGYGVKLVTEDTVRVSLEGGPAARHTQAQNPTCYPPNPFIICERPFEHEITGRAALNAEWDISEHATLKEKAESTFGPKKGGGIVTTSTTSIKAKINTSLALKAAFELRHVSEIPAGATTKKLDTKTTVKFVYDF